The DNA segment GCTTTTTGTGGAGATCCCTCGGTAGAAGCTAATTATCATTCGGGTTTAGAGTTATTCTGAGCCCCCACATTGCACGTTAATAATTTAGGAGTATCAGTAATGGCAATCACCACAGCAGCTTCTCGTTTAGGAGTATCGGCGTTTGCAGACGCTAAACCAGTAGAGTTACTTCCTAACTGGAATCAAGAAGAAGCAAAAATAGCAATCCGAGCTATTTATCGACAAGTACTCGGTAATGATCATTTAATGAGTTCTGAGCGCTTAACTAGCGCGGAATCACTCTTGTATAATCGTTCCATCACAGTACAAGAGTTCGTGAGAATGCTCGCTAAATCAGAATTGTATAAGTCTAAATTCTTTTACAATACCTACCATCCTCGCATGATTGAGTTGAATTTTAAACATTTACTCGGTCGCGCTCCCTACGATGAAGCAGAAATTATCGAGCATTTAGATATCTATCAAAATCAAGGTTTTGAAGCAGATATCGATTCTTACCTCGATTCAATAGAATACAACGAGAATTTTGGGGAGAATGTCGTTCCCTACTATCGTGGTTTCTCTACTCAAAGAGGACAAAAAACCGTAGGATTCCCTCGGATGTTTCAATTGTACCGTGGCTACGCCAACAGCGATCGCGCTCAAAGCAATAGCGGTGCTCCCCGTTTGACTTACGATTTAGCTCGTAATACAGCCAGTCCTGTGTCTAACGCGGAAGTGGGATTAACCTTAGGAGGGACGACTACGAGCGATCGCGGCGATATGTACCGTATTCGTGTCACCCAAGGAGCAAAAGGACGTAGTCCTCAATTACGTCGTAGTGTTAAGGAATATGTAGTTCCTTATGAAAGACTTTCCCTGACCATGCAAAAATTAAACCAAAGTGGCTGTCAAATTCTCAGCCTAACCCACGCTTAATAAGCAAGGAGTACAAATAAGTGGCAGTTACAACAGCAGCATCTCGTCTAGGAGTTTCCGCTTTTAGCGACAGTATCCCTATAGAGTTACGTCCCAATTACACTAAAGAGGAAGCTCAAATTGCAATTCGCGCCGTTTACCGACAAGTTTTAGGTAACGATTATATTATGGCGTCAGAGCGTCTAACTAGCTTAGAGTCTCTGCTTTGCAATAATTCCATCACGGTGAAGGACTTTGTTAGAGGGGTAGCTAAATCTGAGTTATATAAGACTAAGTTTCTCTATGACAACTTCCAAACTCGAGTGATTGAACTAAACTTCAAGCACTTACTCGGTCGCGCTCCCTATGATGAAGCAGAAATCATCAAACACCTAGATATCTATCAAAATTTTGGTTTTGAAGCCGATATCGATTCTTATATTGATTCTGCTGAATACGACGAAAATTTTGGGGAAAATATCGTTCCCTATTATCGCGGTTTTTCTACTCAAACTCAACAGAAAACCGTGGGCTTTACCCGTATGTTCCAGCTTTACCGGGGTTATGCTAATAGCGATCGCGCTCAAATTGCAGGTAAAACCTCTCGTCTAGCTAAAGAGTTGGCTAGGAATACCGCTTCTGTTGTGTCGGGACCATCTGGGAGTAACGACGGTTGGGCTTATCGTCCTTCTGCTAAGGGTAATGCGCCTATCCAAGGCTTTGGTAATGGGAATAATGGCGATCGCCTGTACCGTATAGAGGTATCTAGTTTAAATTTACCCAGATATCCCAAGGTACGTCGTGTGAGTCGCGCTTTATTGGTTCCTTACTCAGAACTATCTCAAACTCTACAAAAGATAAATAAAATGGGTGGCAAAGTTGCTAGTATAACTTTGGCGTAAGAGTTTTTCATCTAGGAAGGAATTCCCTTCCTACTTTTTACCTAATTATTGAGCAAGTGAAGAACACATATGCTAAACAATTCCTTCAGCATTAGTAAGTCTAGTTCTCCTTCTAGCAGTCGCGTTTTTGTCTATGAAGTAACTGGACTAAAACAAAGCAATGAAAACGATCGCAATAACTACGCTATTCGCAGTAGCGGTAACGTCTTGATCAAGGTTCCCTATAATCGCATGAATGAGGAAATGCTACGTATTAGCCGCATGGGTGGCAAAATTGTTAGCATTCGCCCTCTAGAAGTAGCGAATTAGATTTTCCTGAACATATTTACACCTTATTCTAATCATCAACTCCACCCTCAACTTCAACTGCAGGGTGGATTTTTTAACCCTTATTCTCTTGTTCTGACCAATATAATGCTATTAATCACTTATTATCCTATTTTAAGAGCGATTAAAAAATAATTTACGCAAGCTACCTTTGCCTAAATACTTATCAATTTCGTGAAATATATTGTGAATTAAAAAAACCACTGACACACATAAAGTTACCGCTAAAAAGTTATTTAAATTGCGGGTTTCCAGAAATAGCTCTAATGCACTGCCAAGAGCTTTAGTTTCTCGATAAGCATGAAAAAGTTTTTCGAGAACAGCAATGACAAAAACAGCAGAAGTATAGATAAATGTTTTATATAAAACTCGAAGATAACGTGGAGATTCAGAATAGTAGTTTAGCATAGGAGTCATATCCATAATAGCCACGGCTTTAGCCGCAACCAAAGCGCTGATAATTGTCTTAGAAAAAACATAGACATCAATTTTATACTCTGCCAAAAACAGCTTGAGCATCAGCAGAATATAGCCAAAGCAAACTAAGAAAAATAAAGTAAGAGAGCCAACTTTTTTGATTTCATCTGTGAGTTTTGACATGAGCAAATCTATAAATGAACATAGAGGATTTAAAACGGAATTGGGAGCAAGTTAGTTTTGTAAGAACACATGTACTAATAAGCTCTTTAAATAACGTGAGTTCAACGAACTTTCCCAAAGGGAACAAAAAGCGCACTGACTGGATTTGAACAATTAAAGACGTCTCAGCTATTAATCATAATCATATCGTATCTCAATTAAACTTAACTCAGATTTTTGGTGACGTGGATGATTTTTGTAGGTCATTTGAGTACTATTGTCAACAGCAGTTGGAATTACCATCAACAGAAAAACAAAGGCGTTGTCGCTCACGTATGAGTTTATCTAATGGTATCTCAGGGTGATCGCCTTCGGTTTCTTCAATCATTATTGGTCAATATTTAAAATATACAGCGATTGTTGTAGCTAGTCTGATGGGGTTTTTCGGAGGCTTACTTATTCCTGAAAGCTGGATTAGATTTTTAGGAGTTATACTTTTAATTATCGGTACAAAAATTCCAGCCACCGCTTCGCTATCTTCTAAAATTGTTTTAATCATTTCTCCCGTATTGAGAACCAACTAAATATTTAACTGGTTTAGATCAATTCCCCAGCTACTTACTATTTCCAGGGGTATTAAACCTGCTACAAGAAAAATCACGTCCCAACGCACCGCATCATAAATCTCTCGCGCTTTCAAACACCCCGTTAATACCATCAATACCACTCTCAACATAGCGCTAACTACAATTGCTAGCCCTTCCAAAACCGCCACTATAATTACTCCTACTGTAATAGCGATCGCAGCAGCTATCCCAGTCATTACCTTTGTGTTAGCCAAGCCAAAGCCAAAAAACCTAATGAAAAATTTAGAAAAATAGAGCTTAGGAAAATTAGTTTATACTCAAACATATGGAAGCAACTAAAATTAGTACCATAATCTTAGCAGGAGGTAAAAGTTCTCGTATGGGAACAGATAAAGCCCTATTGCAACTCAATAATCGCCCTCTGTTACAGATTATCTGCGAAACCGCACAACAGACAAGTCAGTATCTTTACGTAGTTACACCATGGCCCGAGCGATACATAAACATTTTACCCCCAAACTGTAACCTAGTAAGAGAGTTATCGAGTCATGGTCCCTTAGTCGCGTTTGCTCAAGGATTAAGCGCGGTAACAACAGAATGGGTTTTGCTCCTAGCTTGCGATTTACCCTGTTTAGAAGTCGAAGCGATCAGAGAATGGATCGGTTTACTGCAACAGGTACCCGTAGGTGCGATCGCCCTGTTACCCAAACACCCCACTAAAGGATGGGAACCCCTGATTGGTTTCTACCGTACCCGCGCTTTACCTCTAATTGAGGAATTTATCGCCCTAGGAGGTACATCGTTTCAATCCTGGTTAGCGCAGCAACAAGTCGCCGAACTTGAGGTCAAAAATCCTCAACTTTTGTTTAACTGCAATACCCCAGCAGATTGGAAAAAACTCAGATGTTAGAACTCCAACTTACCGCAGACGGATCTTGGACTTTTTTTTCCCCAGAATTCGACGAACTATTTCACTCTCACCAGGGAGCTAAACAAGAAGCAGAGCAAAAATTCGTAGAAACTTGTAAAATCAGACAAAAAGCTGAGCAAAGCTCCTGTTTACGCTTACTAGATATCTGCTATGGACTCGGTTATAATAGCGCCGCCGCTCTCAACGCTATTTGGTCTGTAAATCCTGATTGTCGAGTTGAGTTAATTGCTTTAGAGATAAATGAGGAGGTTCCTCGTCAAGCGGTACTTGAGAATCTCCTGACTTGGTCAAACTCCCGAGTTGTCCATAACTTAGCAAAACTTGCCCAACATCATCACTGTCATACACCCTATCTTGAAGCTAAAATTCTACTAGGGGATGCTAGGAATAATTTACCAAAACTAAAACAAGAAGGTTTTCAAGCTGACGCTATCTTTTTAGATCCTTTTTCCCCTCCTAAATGTCCTCAATTATGGACAGTGGAATTTTTAGCTTTAGTAGCTGATTGTCTAGATTCTGAGGGAAGATTAGCGACCTATTCTTGCGCTGCTTCTGTGCGCACCGCGTTACAACTAGCGGGTTTATATTTTGGTTCAACTCCCTCTGTGGGTAGACGTTCTCCCGGAACCATCGCACTAAAAACTCAAGCAGACATTCCTCCTATCTCTGAGCAAGAAAAAGAACATCTGAAAACTCGCGCAGGGATTCCTTATCGCGATCCTTTGTTGCAAGATTCACCCCAACAGATTCGAGAACGTAGAATTGAGGAACAAAAATTTAGTATTTTAGAACCAACTAGTCACTGGAAAAAACGCTGGTTATTCCGTTCTTCCCACAGTTAATAATTCCGTAAAATAACTGATTTCAAAGCTTAGAAAAATAGAGATACTATATCAATACAGACTAAAAGAAATACTATAAGTGGTTAAATTTGCTCAAAAATATGAATGAATTTTAAAGATAGAGAAAAATAAATCATGAAGAATTTAGAGCCTGAGGACAAATTTTCGAGTAGTGGTTATGAAATGGTTAAGGCTTTACATAATCATACAAAAGGTAAAATCTTGCTCGTAGACGATAATCCTTTCAGTCGTCTCAATTTAGTAGATCTACTGAATTTTGAAGGCTATGAAGTCGTTGAAATAGACGAGCACGTAGACGTCATCTATTGTGTTAATCAAGTCAATCCAGATCTAATTTTGTTAGAACTGAATCTCCCTAAACAAAATCCCCTAGAAATTTGCAAAAATCTCAAAGAATCTGAAGTGACCGCCTTAATACCAATAGTTTTTATAACGGTTAGAAGAGATCGAGAATCCCGTCTTCAATCTCTCAACGCAGGTGGTGATGATTTGTTAGTTAAACCGATAGACCGTCTGGAATTGACTAGTAGAGTTAAATCCTTAATTCGTCAGAAACATCTGAACGAAAATTTAGATAAAACAGAAGAGGTATTGTTTCGTCTAGCGGGAATTATGGAAAACCCGTATCTGGATAATTATAGTTCAGTAAGTAAACTAGCTGTATTAACTCAAGAATTTGGCAAGTATCTGCAACTCAACGAAAGACAGATTCAAAGCCTAATTTATGCTGCCTATCTGCACGATGTTGGTACCGTGGTTTTACCAGAGTCAATTATGCTCAAAAAAGGGGAATTGACAGAGTTAGAAAGAGAAATCGTCAATCAACACGTTCTAATTGGTGAAAAAATCTGTCAACCCCTAAAAAATCGTTTAGATATTCTTCCGATAATTCGGCACCACCACGAGCGTTGGGACGGTAGCGGTTATCCCGATGGACTGATAGGTTCAGATATACCTTGGCTAGCACAAGTATTTCAAATAGTGGATATCTATCACGCTATCACCAATGAGAGACCTTATAAACAAGCGCTAAGTCCTTTAGAAGCCATGAAAATTATCGCAGAAGAAACGGCAAAAGGATGGCGTAACCCGGAATTAGTAAAAGAGTTTATAACTTTTATTTCTCAAACCGAGAGTATAGCCTTGAATCACATCGCCTAAATTAGGGTAAAATCTGATACCAGGAGGCAACAAAAACAAGAAAAATAAGCGATGACCGCAGTAGCAATATTAGCAGCAGGCCGAGGGACTCGGATGAAATCTGACTATCCCAAAGTATTACACTCCTTAGGAGGGCGATCGCTCGTAGAAAGAGCTCTCAATAGCTGTGAATTAATTAATCCTTCACGTTTCCTAGTAATAGTAGGTTATCAAGCAGACTTAGTTAAACAAGCTTTATCTCACCTGGATGGGATAGAATTCGTGGAACAGTCAGAACAACTAGGTACAGGTCACGCTATTCAGACACTCTTGCCTATCTTGGGAGATTTTAACGAAGATTTACTGGTATTAAACGGCGATGTTCCCCTATTACGTCCAGAAACAATCAAAGAACTCCTCACCACTCATAAACAACACCAAAATGCAGCTACCCTCCTGACCGCCCATCTACCCAATCCCAAAGGTTATGGGCGCGTTTTTTGTGATGTACAAAATCAAGTTACTCAGATTGTGGAAGATAAAGATTGCAACGCCGCTCAAAAGCAAAATCATCGCATCAACGCAGGTATATATTGCTTTAACTGGGCGAAGTTAGCTAATGTACTTCCGAAACTGACAGCCAACAATAGTCAACAAGAATATTATTTAACTGAAGTTTTTAGTTATTTAGATGGAGTAATGGCTCAAGACATAGCTGATTACCTGGAAATAATTGGAATTAACGATCGCAAACAATTAGCCGCCGCCTACGATATACTACAAAAGCGAGTAAAAGATGCTTGGATGTCAGCAGGAGTGACGATGGTAGCTCCGGACACGAGCACCATAGACGATACAGTAGAGTTACAAGCCGATGTAATTATCGAGCCCCAGACTCATCTACGCGGTAATACAAGTATTGGCGCAGGAAGTCGCATCGGTCCAGGAACACTCATAGAAAATAGCCAGATTGGTGAAAATGTCAGCGTCTTATACTCAGTAATCAGCGATAGTATCATAGAGTCCAACAGTCGCATTGGACCATACGCGCACCTGCGAGGAGAAGCAAAAGTAGGCGCCGGTTGTCGAGTAGGTAATTTTGTAGAATTGAAAAAAACAACTATAGGTCAAAAAACCAACGTAGCTCATTTAACCTATCTAGGAGATGCTACGGTGGGAGAACAAGTAAACGTAGGTGCGGGAACAATTACAGCCAATTACGATGGGGTGAAAAAACATCCCACCACCATAGGCGATCGCAGTAAAATTGGATCCAATAGCGTCCTAGTAGCACCCGTTAACCTAGGGGAAGACGTAACCGTAGCTGCGGGATCGGTCGTTACCGAAGACGTCGCCGACGACTCCCTAGTAATAGCTCGTTCCCGTCAAACGGTAAAACCTGGATGGCGCCTTAACCCTGAGTAACTAATACAGCTCGAAAATCATTCACATTAGTCAAAGTAGGTCCAGTAATCACCAAAGACTCCAACAGAGCAAAAAAACTATAGCTATCGTGCTCGTCTAAATAAGCTCGACTATCCAAGCCTAAATCTTGGGCGCGTTGTAAAGTATGGGGGGTAATCCAAGCCCCCGCATTGTTTTCAGATCCATCAATACCATCAGTATCACAAGCGATCGCGTACACACCAGCTAAACCCTCTAGAGCGATCGCCAAAGATAATAAAAACTCCGTATTGCGTCCCCCCTTACCCGTTTTTCCGAGAGTTACGCTTGTCTCTCCACCAGAAAAAACTACACAAGGTGGAGCTACAGGCTGGTGATGACGGACTATCTGCTGCACAATCCCCGCGTGAACTATCCCCACCTCCCTAGCTTCTCCCTGAAGAGAATCCCCCAGAATAAGAGTCTGATAACCGTAACTTTGAGCCAATCTCGCCGCCGCTTCTAGAGAGAGTTGTGGAGTAGCGATTAAATGATTCACCGTGTTTTCTAGGCGTGGATCCGTTGAACTGATTACAGGGTTAAGATTTTGTTCCAGATAATCTCTCACTCTACTAGATAAGACTATTTTATATCTCTCGATAATCTTGAGAGCGTCTAGAAACGTGATTGAATCCCCCACCGTGGGACCAGACGCGATCGCACAGAGATCATCACCAGGTACATCAGAAATAATCAAACTATGTACGAACGCAGGATAAGCCGCCGCTGCTAATCTTCCTCCAGAACTCAAAGAAAGATGCTTTCTGACTACATTAATCTCTCTAATAGTCGCACCAGAACGCAAAAGTTGGGTATTAACCTCTATTAAATCCTTCAGGGTTAACACAGCAGGCGGTAGCGTCAACAAAGCTGACCCCCCCCCAGACAGTAAACAGATTACCAAGTCTTCTGCACTCAAATCACTAATTAAATTGAAAATTTCTCTCGTACTCGCCACACCTTGCTCGTCTGGTAGAGGATGAGAAGCTTCAACTACTCTAATTTTTTGCGTCGGTACCCGGTGTCCGTAACGCGTAATCACCAAACCAGTCACATCGCCTTGCCAATGCTCCTCAAAAGTTTGAGCCATCAAAGCCGCCGACTTACCCCCACCCACCGCGATCGTTCGACCCCGTGGTAACCCAGGTAAAAAGCCCTGCATAAGCTTTTGAGGTAAAGCCGCTTCTACCGCGGCACCAAATAGTAGTTTTAGTAATTGCTCCAATTTTAGTTTACCCTTTGGAGATTATCGGCTCTTACCCAGCCTTGTATATCAGTACCAGGTACTAAAATCTTCTGCCATCCGTCTACTTGATCATCGCCGAAAATGACCAATTCCTGATCATAGGCAACTCCTCCCAGACGTTCAGATTCCATATTGGGTTCAGCGCGAATTGTTAAGCCGTCAGACCAAGTAACTCTAGCTCGATAAACATTCACTTCCGGTTCCGGTTCAGCTACACTGGGGGGTGGCTCTGCTATTTCCGTCTCGATCGCCTCAGGCTCTACTAAAACTGGGGTTTCTGCAGGAGTCACTATCTCAGGAAACAAAGGTTTAGGGGGTATTCGAGCTAATTGGCTCAGAAAAAAATAAGCCATAATAGCGCTAACTCCTACAAACAAAGTCATTCCCAGTACAAAACCCAGGGTAAATTGCGCAGCTCTCCACAAAACTCTCATAGGT comes from the Gloeocapsa sp. PCC 73106 genome and includes:
- a CDS encoding SH3 domain-containing protein, producing the protein MRVLWRAAQFTLGFVLGMTLFVGVSAIMAYFFLSQLARIPPKPLFPEIVTPAETPVLVEPEAIETEIAEPPPSVAEPEPEVNVYRARVTWSDGLTIRAEPNMESERLGGVAYDQELVIFGDDQVDGWQKILVPGTDIQGWVRADNLQRVN
- a CDS encoding phycobilisome linker polypeptide; translation: MLNNSFSISKSSSPSSSRVFVYEVTGLKQSNENDRNNYAIRSSGNVLIKVPYNRMNEEMLRISRMGGKIVSIRPLEVAN
- a CDS encoding phycobilisome linker polypeptide, giving the protein MAVTTAASRLGVSAFSDSIPIELRPNYTKEEAQIAIRAVYRQVLGNDYIMASERLTSLESLLCNNSITVKDFVRGVAKSELYKTKFLYDNFQTRVIELNFKHLLGRAPYDEAEIIKHLDIYQNFGFEADIDSYIDSAEYDENFGENIVPYYRGFSTQTQQKTVGFTRMFQLYRGYANSDRAQIAGKTSRLAKELARNTASVVSGPSGSNDGWAYRPSAKGNAPIQGFGNGNNGDRLYRIEVSSLNLPRYPKVRRVSRALLVPYSELSQTLQKINKMGGKVASITLA
- a CDS encoding HD domain-containing phosphohydrolase, encoding MKNLEPEDKFSSSGYEMVKALHNHTKGKILLVDDNPFSRLNLVDLLNFEGYEVVEIDEHVDVIYCVNQVNPDLILLELNLPKQNPLEICKNLKESEVTALIPIVFITVRRDRESRLQSLNAGGDDLLVKPIDRLELTSRVKSLIRQKHLNENLDKTEEVLFRLAGIMENPYLDNYSSVSKLAVLTQEFGKYLQLNERQIQSLIYAAYLHDVGTVVLPESIMLKKGELTELEREIVNQHVLIGEKICQPLKNRLDILPIIRHHHERWDGSGYPDGLIGSDIPWLAQVFQIVDIYHAITNERPYKQALSPLEAMKIIAEETAKGWRNPELVKEFITFISQTESIALNHIA
- a CDS encoding tRNA (5-methylaminomethyl-2-thiouridine)(34)-methyltransferase MnmD, which codes for MLELQLTADGSWTFFSPEFDELFHSHQGAKQEAEQKFVETCKIRQKAEQSSCLRLLDICYGLGYNSAAALNAIWSVNPDCRVELIALEINEEVPRQAVLENLLTWSNSRVVHNLAKLAQHHHCHTPYLEAKILLGDARNNLPKLKQEGFQADAIFLDPFSPPKCPQLWTVEFLALVADCLDSEGRLATYSCAASVRTALQLAGLYFGSTPSVGRRSPGTIALKTQADIPPISEQEKEHLKTRAGIPYRDPLLQDSPQQIRERRIEEQKFSILEPTSHWKKRWLFRSSHS
- a CDS encoding phycobilisome linker polypeptide, which codes for MAITTAASRLGVSAFADAKPVELLPNWNQEEAKIAIRAIYRQVLGNDHLMSSERLTSAESLLYNRSITVQEFVRMLAKSELYKSKFFYNTYHPRMIELNFKHLLGRAPYDEAEIIEHLDIYQNQGFEADIDSYLDSIEYNENFGENVVPYYRGFSTQRGQKTVGFPRMFQLYRGYANSDRAQSNSGAPRLTYDLARNTASPVSNAEVGLTLGGTTTSDRGDMYRIRVTQGAKGRSPQLRRSVKEYVVPYERLSLTMQKLNQSGCQILSLTHA
- the glmU gene encoding bifunctional UDP-N-acetylglucosamine diphosphorylase/glucosamine-1-phosphate N-acetyltransferase GlmU is translated as MTAVAILAAGRGTRMKSDYPKVLHSLGGRSLVERALNSCELINPSRFLVIVGYQADLVKQALSHLDGIEFVEQSEQLGTGHAIQTLLPILGDFNEDLLVLNGDVPLLRPETIKELLTTHKQHQNAATLLTAHLPNPKGYGRVFCDVQNQVTQIVEDKDCNAAQKQNHRINAGIYCFNWAKLANVLPKLTANNSQQEYYLTEVFSYLDGVMAQDIADYLEIIGINDRKQLAAAYDILQKRVKDAWMSAGVTMVAPDTSTIDDTVELQADVIIEPQTHLRGNTSIGAGSRIGPGTLIENSQIGENVSVLYSVISDSIIESNSRIGPYAHLRGEAKVGAGCRVGNFVELKKTTIGQKTNVAHLTYLGDATVGEQVNVGAGTITANYDGVKKHPTTIGDRSKIGSNSVLVAPVNLGEDVTVAAGSVVTEDVADDSLVIARSRQTVKPGWRLNPE
- a CDS encoding molybdenum cofactor guanylyltransferase; the encoded protein is MEATKISTIILAGGKSSRMGTDKALLQLNNRPLLQIICETAQQTSQYLYVVTPWPERYINILPPNCNLVRELSSHGPLVAFAQGLSAVTTEWVLLLACDLPCLEVEAIREWIGLLQQVPVGAIALLPKHPTKGWEPLIGFYRTRALPLIEEFIALGGTSFQSWLAQQQVAELEVKNPQLLFNCNTPADWKKLRC
- a CDS encoding glycerate kinase; the encoded protein is MEQLLKLLFGAAVEAALPQKLMQGFLPGLPRGRTIAVGGGKSAALMAQTFEEHWQGDVTGLVITRYGHRVPTQKIRVVEASHPLPDEQGVASTREIFNLISDLSAEDLVICLLSGGGSALLTLPPAVLTLKDLIEVNTQLLRSGATIREINVVRKHLSLSSGGRLAAAAYPAFVHSLIISDVPGDDLCAIASGPTVGDSITFLDALKIIERYKIVLSSRVRDYLEQNLNPVISSTDPRLENTVNHLIATPQLSLEAAARLAQSYGYQTLILGDSLQGEAREVGIVHAGIVQQIVRHHQPVAPPCVVFSGGETSVTLGKTGKGGRNTEFLLSLAIALEGLAGVYAIACDTDGIDGSENNAGAWITPHTLQRAQDLGLDSRAYLDEHDSYSFFALLESLVITGPTLTNVNDFRAVLVTQG